Below is a genomic region from Candidatus Atribacteria bacterium ADurb.Bin276.
AAAATTTAAGTTTCAAGATGATTATATTTACAAAATGCCGGCTCATTTTGGAGGATCGCCCTTTTATCCAATAAGAGCAGTGTATGGGGATATGTTAGGTATCTCCGTCCAATATGAAACCGACCAAGATGCACTTCTGCAATACATACCTGAAGATTTTGAACTCCGGGAACCGGTGGTAAGCGTTCAGTATACCAACTGTCGAGATGTGGTTTGGATGTCGGGAGGTGAATATCGGCTTATTCAAGTTTCTGCTCCAGTTAAATATCTGGGGAATTCTGATGGACTTTCCGGTGATTATGCTCTGGTGGTATGGGAAAACAAAACCTGCCCCATCATTGGAGGACGAGAGGAGGATGGTGTTCCTAAGGTTTTTGCCGACATCGCCAATGAACGTCGTGTCGATAATCATTGGTTTACAACTGCCAGTTATGAAAGCTGTACTTTTCTTAAAATTGACTTTAATCAAAAGGATGAAGTATCGTCAAAAGATATTGAGAAATTAAACGAGCACCCCAAGGTTAACTTGTTTGGCTGGCGTTATTTGCCCAACCTTGGAAAGGGAGGAGCGACGTTGAGTCATGCTACCCTTTACCCGCAGGAAATGAACTTAAAACAAGCTTGGTTCGGTGAAGGCAGTCTCCAATGGACAAAGCTGACCCCGGAGCAGCATCCTATGCAGAGTCATATCATCAAGGCTTTGGCAGATTTGCCAATAGTGAAGTATACCAATGCTATGATGTTAAAGTGCTCAGCCAGTCTCAATGTTGGCGATTCGAAAATTCTACCCTAAAGGAGGGGAAAACATGAGCGAATATTTTGAAAATAAAGTTGCAGTGGTCACCGGAGCGGCATCAGGTATCGGTTTGGGACTCACCGAACATTTGCTGGCAAGAGGAGCAAAGGCGGTTTTCATGGGTGATGTGAAGGAAGAGAATCTCACCAAAGAATCCGAACGATTAAACCAAAAATACCCCGGGAAGGTCAGCCCTCATCTAACCGATGTCACCAAGCTGGAGCAAGTCGAGAAACTGATTCATGCTGCTAAGGCCTTTGATGGTCATCTTGACTTTGTGTTCAACAATGCTGGAGTGGGTATGACGATTCCAACGGAAAAAGTTACCTTTGAAATCTGGAAATTTGTTATAGATTTAAATTTCATGGGTATTGTCTATGGCACCTATACTGCCATACCCATCATGCGGGAGCAGGGGTTTGGACACATCGTCAATAC
It encodes:
- a CDS encoding acetoacetate decarboxylase; translation: MKGKFKFQDDYIYKMPAHFGGSPFYPIRAVYGDMLGISVQYETDQDALLQYIPEDFELREPVVSVQYTNCRDVVWMSGGEYRLIQVSAPVKYLGNSDGLSGDYALVVWENKTCPIIGGREEDGVPKVFADIANERRVDNHWFTTASYESCTFLKIDFNQKDEVSSKDIEKLNEHPKVNLFGWRYLPNLGKGGATLSHATLYPQEMNLKQAWFGEGSLQWTKLTPEQHPMQSHIIKALADLPIVKYTNAMMLKCSASLNVGDSKILP
- a CDS encoding putative oxidoreductase; this encodes MSEYFENKVAVVTGAASGIGLGLTEHLLARGAKAVFMGDVKEENLTKESERLNQKYPGKVSPHLTDVTKLEQVEKLIHAAKAFDGHLDFVFNNAGVGMTIPTEKVTFEIWKFVIDLNFMGIVYGTYTAIPIMREQGFGHIVNTASITGRIPVPYQAVYAASKSAVISMTESLQYELEVEGLNFSVFCPGNVRTAIFGDLTPPPDSISVDEAVDYIFQELEKKSIVIIFPQQMRDFDKLYRENRPEFDKIVRNLAAERRENYRTKGTYY